A section of the Planctomycetia bacterium genome encodes:
- the rpoE gene encoding RNA polymerase sigma factor: protein MAGPADDDGLATLSDEALAAQAAREGSDGIAFTALMDRFRERVWRVCWRLMGSQQDAEDAAQEVFVRLFFDRTKFAGRSRYSTWLHGVAIRTCLTLRRSRSRRRRREQTESAGDDDMPTVQTHADPGASPTAAIDAADDVGRLLEGLDEEDRALVLMKFAENHDYEELAEMFGATPGALRMRVSRIREKLAARAGRQA from the coding sequence AGGCCCTCGCGGCCCAGGCGGCCCGTGAGGGCTCCGACGGCATCGCCTTTACGGCGCTCATGGACCGGTTCCGGGAGCGGGTCTGGCGGGTCTGCTGGCGGCTGATGGGCAGCCAGCAGGACGCGGAGGACGCGGCCCAGGAAGTCTTCGTTCGGCTGTTCTTCGACCGGACCAAGTTCGCGGGGCGGAGCCGCTACTCGACCTGGCTGCACGGCGTGGCGATCCGCACCTGCCTCACCCTGCGCCGGTCGCGGTCCCGGCGCCGGCGCCGCGAGCAGACAGAGTCGGCGGGTGACGACGACATGCCGACGGTTCAGACGCATGCCGACCCGGGGGCATCACCGACCGCCGCGATCGACGCAGCCGACGACGTGGGCCGGCTGCTCGAGGGGCTCGACGAGGAGGACCGGGCGCTGGTGCTGATGAAGTTCGCCGAGAACCACGACTACGAGGAACTGGCCGAGATGTTCGGGGCCACGCCCGGTGCCCTGCGGATGCGGGTCAGCCGGATCCGGGAAAAACTCGCCGCCCGGGCGGGACGGCAGGCCTGA